The proteins below come from a single Deltaproteobacteria bacterium genomic window:
- a CDS encoding 3-dehydroquinate synthase, whose protein sequence is MTNTTVTVDLHERSYPIVIGVEVLASLGERLRAMQVSRTVAIVTNPIVRQLYADAVVGGLTAAGFAATIIEIPAGEEHKNFAWLTFLYDRLLEARLDRNSAVVALGGGVIGDLTGFAAATFLRGVPYVQIPTTLLAQVDSSVGGKTGVNHPQGKNLVGAFYQPRLVLIDTETLHSLPRREFIAGLAEVIKYGVILSPDLFALLESDLARILALDSTVLREIIRVSCTLKALVVGEDERERGVRAILNFGHTLGHAIESLTEYKRYLHGEAIAIGMAFAARLSKVRGHCSEETVTRVVRVLKRAGLPVEIPREVVGRHLALAIEGDKKMSGGKIKFVCISEIGRTLFDQLGAAEIAQCVAR, encoded by the coding sequence GTGACGAACACCACCGTCACTGTCGACCTCCACGAACGATCGTACCCGATCGTTATCGGCGTCGAGGTATTGGCCAGCCTAGGCGAGCGGCTGCGGGCCATGCAGGTCAGTCGCACGGTGGCCATTGTCACCAATCCGATCGTTCGCCAACTCTATGCGGACGCTGTCGTCGGGGGGCTGACTGCGGCCGGGTTTGCGGCCACCATCATCGAGATCCCCGCCGGCGAAGAGCACAAGAATTTCGCCTGGCTCACCTTTTTGTATGATCGACTGCTCGAAGCGCGACTGGATCGCAACTCGGCGGTTGTGGCTCTCGGTGGTGGAGTGATCGGCGATCTAACTGGGTTTGCCGCCGCGACCTTCTTGCGCGGTGTGCCGTACGTTCAGATCCCGACGACGTTGCTGGCGCAGGTCGACTCGAGCGTCGGTGGCAAGACGGGCGTGAACCATCCGCAGGGCAAAAACCTCGTCGGCGCATTCTACCAACCGCGATTGGTTCTGATCGACACGGAAACTCTGCACTCGTTACCACGGCGAGAGTTCATCGCCGGGCTCGCGGAGGTCATCAAGTACGGCGTGATTCTTTCGCCCGATCTTTTCGCGCTGCTGGAGAGTGACCTGGCGCGAATTCTCGCGTTGGATTCAACGGTGCTGCGCGAGATTATTCGTGTCAGTTGCACACTCAAGGCGCTGGTGGTCGGGGAGGATGAACGGGAGAGGGGCGTGCGCGCCATCCTCAATTTTGGACATACGCTAGGCCATGCGATCGAGAGTCTAACCGAATATAAGCGATACTTGCATGGAGAGGCGATAGCTATCGGCATGGCGTTTGCTGCTCGATTGTCGAAGGTACGAGGGCATTGTTCGGAAGAGACGGTCACGCGGGTGGTGAGGGTGCTCAAGCGGGCGGGGTTGCCAGTGGAAATTCCGCGCGAGGTAGTGGGACGACACCTCGCGTTGGCGATCGAGGGCGACAAGAAAATGTCGGGTGGCAAGATCAAATTCGTCTGCATCAGCGAAATCGGTCGCACTCTGTTTGACCAACTCGGGGCCGCCGAAATCGCCCAATGTGTGGCGCGGTGA
- the pilQ gene encoding type IV pilus secretin PilQ produces the protein MSEAIPPAPAAGAVAPIGIAVREIKVIEDNGQRGVFAKLSRPPGTLNHFALENPPRVVIDIVGAAGTVTDAQRFPVTDALVEQIRLAQHEGNLRLTIELRGKSVPAYTVNDLNDTVIAFLGEPQGNAEPVREQVVFSQRAAEVAAASVNEPHTVPKPASKPPAMRVADAEAPSGSSDPLERLTQPRSYTGPHVSLDLKDADVHNVIRLLAEVSKLNIVATEDVKGKVTLRLFDVPWDQALDIVLSVLSLESVQEGNVMRISTVNRLRTDREDLRRAQEALRAVEPLRVEYIHINYAKAVKLGDIVGGTNRSGNARSVESGTGILTNRGSVVVDEFTNTLIVRDVQRGIDNARELVRQLDVQTPQILIESSIVEATSDFARSLGVQWGYKASIGPQTGTTTGANFPGTIVAGGGGPGGAALGIPLVADFPAGGNFGPGSAGSLGLLLGSLNGAYAIDARITALEDLGKAKIVSRPRVVTLNNVPATIKSLTIIRVKLPGTGTVINTGAGGAAGGQSTATEKIETGITLVVTPQVSSDGFVLLDMFAKSSQADFTRTVDQIPTEISREANSHVLIKDGQTVVLGGIYRDQRNDAGRSMPFLADIPGLGWLFRNTTKTDRREDLLVFLTPRVLGGAHPGLPSSEDLWQHRGEAGVQ, from the coding sequence CACGCGTGGTGATCGACATCGTCGGCGCGGCCGGTACGGTCACCGACGCGCAGCGATTTCCAGTGACCGATGCGCTGGTGGAACAAATTCGCCTCGCCCAACATGAAGGGAACCTGCGACTCACCATTGAGCTGCGCGGTAAATCCGTGCCCGCTTATACGGTCAACGATCTCAACGACACCGTGATCGCCTTCCTCGGCGAGCCACAAGGCAATGCCGAGCCCGTACGCGAACAGGTTGTCTTCAGTCAGCGCGCAGCTGAAGTCGCGGCCGCCTCGGTCAATGAGCCGCACACCGTTCCGAAGCCGGCTTCCAAGCCTCCCGCGATGCGGGTCGCGGATGCTGAAGCACCGTCTGGATCGAGTGACCCGCTCGAACGACTCACCCAGCCCCGCAGCTACACTGGCCCGCACGTGTCGCTGGATCTCAAGGACGCCGATGTCCACAACGTGATCCGGCTACTCGCAGAAGTCAGCAAGCTGAACATCGTGGCCACTGAAGATGTGAAGGGCAAAGTGACCTTGCGGCTCTTTGATGTGCCGTGGGATCAGGCGCTCGACATCGTGTTGAGCGTGCTGTCGCTCGAGAGCGTGCAAGAAGGCAACGTGATGAGGATCTCCACTGTGAACCGGTTGCGCACCGACCGCGAAGATCTGCGCAGGGCGCAGGAAGCGTTGCGCGCGGTGGAACCGCTGCGCGTCGAGTACATTCATATCAACTACGCCAAAGCGGTGAAGTTGGGGGATATTGTCGGCGGCACCAACCGCTCCGGAAACGCGCGCTCGGTCGAGTCCGGCACGGGCATCCTCACCAACCGTGGTAGCGTGGTGGTCGACGAATTCACCAACACGTTGATCGTTCGCGATGTGCAGCGCGGTATCGACAACGCGCGCGAGTTGGTGCGCCAACTGGACGTTCAGACCCCGCAAATCCTCATCGAGTCCAGCATCGTCGAGGCGACGTCGGACTTCGCGCGCTCACTCGGGGTGCAATGGGGCTACAAGGCTTCGATTGGGCCGCAGACTGGAACCACCACCGGCGCCAATTTCCCCGGTACCATCGTCGCGGGCGGAGGCGGGCCCGGAGGCGCCGCGTTGGGAATTCCGCTCGTTGCCGATTTCCCTGCCGGCGGGAACTTTGGACCGGGCTCGGCCGGCTCGCTCGGGTTGCTGTTGGGATCTCTCAACGGAGCCTACGCGATCGATGCGCGCATCACCGCGCTCGAAGATCTTGGCAAGGCCAAGATCGTCTCGCGGCCCCGGGTGGTGACGCTCAATAACGTACCGGCGACCATCAAGAGTCTCACCATCATCCGGGTGAAGTTGCCAGGCACCGGTACGGTGATCAACACGGGCGCCGGAGGTGCCGCCGGTGGGCAAAGTACTGCGACGGAAAAAATCGAGACCGGCATCACCCTGGTGGTGACGCCCCAGGTGTCGTCCGATGGTTTCGTCCTGCTCGACATGTTCGCCAAATCGAGTCAAGCCGACTTCACGCGTACCGTGGACCAGATCCCGACGGAGATCAGCCGTGAGGCGAACTCGCACGTGCTCATCAAGGACGGCCAAACGGTCGTTCTCGGTGGCATCTACCGCGATCAGCGCAACGATGCGGGGCGCTCCATGCCGTTCTTAGCTGACATTCCGGGACTCGGCTGGTTGTTCCGCAACACCACAAAGACCGATCGCCGCGAGGACTTGCTGGTCTTTCTGACCCCCCGTGTGTTGGGTGGCGCTCATCCGGGGCTGCCGTCCAGCGAGGACCTGTGGCAGCACCGCGGTGAGGCGGGCGTGCAGTAA